A stretch of Salarias fasciatus chromosome 23, fSalaFa1.1, whole genome shotgun sequence DNA encodes these proteins:
- the LOC115381358 gene encoding LOW QUALITY PROTEIN: breast cancer anti-estrogen resistance protein 3-like (The sequence of the model RefSeq protein was modified relative to this genomic sequence to represent the inferred CDS: inserted 1 base in 1 codon), translating to MAEGRFSSLPRRRLQASLVTSMDLLSSRPGLPPGRGGGRSEPGPLHGTLPRQKRGGAGVPPGSSARDGDSAGVQSPTASALPKPADDFHSDREPAAGLDATLDYVRFSRDQFILDCPSETLRRELEEELKMNSEEPRSHAWYHGQIPRQVAEKLVQRDGDFLVRDSLSSPGNYVLTCQWRNACQHFKINKMVVLLNEAYSRVEYRLEQEAFHSVPALVRYYVGNRKPVSQPAGAVIFQPVNRTLPLRRLEEEHSERRSHKRLSLNIADGRNAVHDGALCQDDGPARNGQLRLKNRCGSQPASLNQVPERRRPLKAHQSESFLPLGYRAEPRPSPDQLLPASGHKSPVFRTGSEPVLSPSASRRLAEPLAGSGQAIRGSDSQLCPKPPPKPSKVPLARPAAPPLDSSPGIGPSSSWRSAGDHSSSAPPPPEGVRPADPEETPPEWEQXHPAPKDPHPEDQLCSYVERLRREGGGGRGLDRTSYHHAIAALEDSSEEEEEEEEEEEEGGGQGRFQRPVEETESGFRPARFLSRLLPPENKPLETSVLKRAKELLLSHDHRSIARHLLQADCQVARILGVTAEARRQMGVSSGLELVTLPHGRRLRLDLMERHHTMAVGVAVDILGCTGSVEERASTLNRVILVATELKDSVGDLFAFAALMKALDLQQISRLEETWTTLRRNFTQTAITYQKVLKPFYKNLYEGTASPPAAVCVPLLMPLLALMERPSVAPEGAELWETSDQGCDIMLRHLEAARGVARHAQAYAARAQEALQGFQCDDDLLEVFRTEFQMRLLWGSRGAAVNQADRHDKFNLILTALSRKLEPPPPPTTHTLI from the exons ATGGCGGAGGGGCGTTTTTCCAGCCTGCCTCGGAGGAGGCTCCAGGCCTCCCTGGTCACCTCCATGGACCTCCTCAGCTCCAGACCTGG CCTCCCTCCGGGACGGGGCGGCGGCCGCTCGGAGCCCGGCCCCCTCCACGGGACCCTGCCTCGGCAGAAGAGGGGAGGGGCCGGCGTCCCGCCGGGAAGCTCCGCCCGGGACGGGGACTCCGCGGGGGTCCAGTCCCCGACCGCCTCGGCGCTCCCGAAGCCTGCAGACGACTTCCACAGCGACAG AGAGCCGGCCGCCGGCCTCGATGCCACGCTGGACTACGTCAGG ttCTCCAGGGACCAGTTCATCCTGGACTGTCCCTCAGAGACGCTCCgccgggagctggaggaggagctgaagatgaACTCTGAGGAGCCCAGGAGCCACGCGTGGTACCACGGGCAAATTCCCAGACAG GTTGCGGAGAAGTTGGTGCAGCGGGATGGAGACTTCCTGGTCCGGGACTCGCTGTCCAGTCCAGGAAACTACGTCCTGACGTGCCAGTGGAGGAACGCCTGCCAGCACTTCAAGATCAACAAGATG GTGGTGCTGCTGAACGAGGCATACTCCAGGGTGGAGTACCGGCTGGAGCAGGAGGCCTTCCACAGCGTGCCGGCGCTCGTCAGATACTACGTGGGGAACAGGAAACCGGTATCCCAG CCGGCGGGAGCCGTCATCTTCCAGCCCGTCAACCGGACGCTGCCGCTGCGccgcctggaggaggagcacagcGAGAGGCGGAGCCACAAGCGCCTCAGCCTCAACATTGCAGACGGACGCAATGCCGTGCACGATGGCGCCCTCTGCCAGGACGACGGCCCGGCACGAAACGGCCAGCTCAG GCTGAAAAACCGCTGCGGCAGCCAGCCGGCCAGTCTCAACCAGGtcccagagcggcggcggcccctCAAGGCCCATCAGTCGGAAAGCTTCCTGCCACTCG GCTACAGAGCCGAGCCCCGGCCGTCTCCTGACCAGCTCCTGCCGGCCTCTGGCCACAAGTCTCCGGTGTTCCGGACCGGCAGCGAGCCTGTGCTGAGCCCCTCGGCGTCCCGGAGGTTGGCCGAGCCCCTCGCGGGTTCAG GCCAGGCCATCCGAGGCTCCGACAGCCAGCTGTGCCCAAAACCACCGCCCAAACCCAGCAAGGTGCCCCTGGCTCGCCCTGCCGCCCCACCTCTGGACTCCTCGCCCGGGATTGGTCCCAGTTCCTCCTGGAGGAGCGCAG GCGATCATTCCTCCTCTGCGCCTCCTCCCCCCGAAGGCGTCCGGCCTGCGGATCCtgaggagacccccccggaGTGGGAGC CCCACCCCGCCCCGAAGGACCCCCACCCCGAAGACCAGCTCTGCAGCTACGTGGAGCGGCTGAggagggagggcggaggggggcggggcctggacAGGACCTCCTACCATCACGCCATCGCAGCCCTGGAGGActccagcgaggaggaggaggaggaggaagaggaggaggaggaagggggtgGGCAGGGCCGGTTCCAGCGACCCGTAGAGGAGACGGAGTCCGGTTTCAGGCCAGCCCGGTTCTTGTCCCGCCTCCTGCCTCCGGAGAACAAGCCGCTGGAGACGTCGGTGCTGAAGAGGGcgaaggagctgctgctgagccacGACCACCGCAGCATCGCCCGGCACCTTCTGCAGGCTGACTGCCAG GTGGCGCGCATCCTCGGGGTGACAGCGGAGGCCCGGCGCCAGATGGGCGTGTCCAGCGGTCTGGAGCTGGTGACGCTGCCTCACGGCCGCCGGCTGCGGCTGGACCTGATGGAGAG GCACCACACCATGGCGGTGGGCGTGGCCGTGGACATCCTGGGCTGCACGGGCAGCGTGGAGGAGCGGGCGTCCACCCTGAACCGCGTCATCCTGGTGGCGACGGAGCTGAAGGACTCGGTGGGGGACCTGTTCGCCTTCGCCGCTCTGATGAAGGctctggacctgcagcag ATCAGCCGTCTGGAGGAAACCTGGACGACTCTGCGCAGGAACTTCACCCAGACCGCCATCACCTACCAGAAGGTCCTCAAGCCGTTCTACAAGAACCTGTACGAAGGAACCG ccTCGCCTCCCGCGGCGGTCTGCGTCCCCCTGCTGATGCCCCTCCTCGCTCTGATGGAGCGTCCGTCGGTGGCGCCcgagggggcggagctctgGGAGACTAGCGACCAGGGCTGCGACATCATGCTGCGCCACTTGGAGGCCGCCCGGGGCGTCGCCCGCCACGCCCAGGCCTACGCGGCTCGCGCTCAGGAGGCCCTGCAAG GGTTCCAGTGCGACGACGACCTCCTGGAAGTCTTCAGGACGGAATTCCAGATGCGTCTGCTGTGGGGAagccgcggcgccgccgtcaACCAGGCCGACCGCCACGACAAGTTCAACCTCATCCTCACGGCGCTGTCGCGGAAACTGgagccgccaccgccgcccACGACGCACACCCTGATCTGA
- the fnbp1l gene encoding formin-binding protein 1-like isoform X2, which yields MSWGTELWDQFDNLDKHTQWGIDFLERYAKFVKERLDIEQNYAKQLRSLAKKYCPKRSKDEEPRFTSCLSFYSILNELNDYAGQREVVAEEMAHRVYGELLRYSQDLKAERKHHLQEGRKAQQYLDQCWKQMDSSKKKFERECREAEKSQATYERLDNDINATKSEVEKAKGQFYLRTHMADESKNEYAAQLQNFNAEQWKHFNNAIPHIFTNLQDMDQRRTVKLGESYRSFAEAERRVIPIISKCLEGMVSAAKSVDDRRDSSIVIESFKSGFDPPSDFPFEDFSQNLNRTGSDGTISSTPKGERDRDGAPGPRLDPKHLTGRTKNKLWLFGKKPKSPAHSPPPPPSSASHLFYSPRFSPDLMSHYLSEIKTTVPRIPQNLRALRRGAPSLEDFSHLPPEQRRKRLLHRVDELQRELQKETDQRDALNKMKDVYEKNPQMGDPSSLQPRISETICNMEKLRSEIHRNETWLSEVEGKQSSRGDRRHSADNHHPAPQGRESPEGSYTDDPGQEQRAPPPQRRPAAGPAPDEFDDEFDEDDPLPVIGHCKALYSFDGQNDGTLAMAEDEVLYIIEEDKGDGWTRARKQSGEEGYVPTSYVEITMEKNSKGGS from the exons ATGAGTTGGGGCACGGAGCTGTGG GACCAGTTTGATAATCTGGACAAACACACCCAGTGGGGGATCGACTTCCTGGAGCGCTATGCAAAGTTTGTGAAGGAGAGGCTGGACATTGAACAAAACTACGCCAAGCAGCtacg GAGCCTGGCGAAGAAATATTGTCCAAAGCGGTCCAAAGACGAGGAGCCCAG gttcacGTCGTGCCTGTCCTTCTACTCCATCCTGAACGAGCTGAACGACTACGCCGGGCAGAGGGAGGTGGTGGCCGAGGAGATGGCCCACCGGGTGTACGGGGAGCTGCTGCGGTACAGCCAGGACCTGAAGGCCGAGCGCAAACAC catcTCCAGGAGGGCAGGAAGGCCCAGCAGTATTTGGACCAGTGCTGGAAACAGATGGACAGC aGTAAAAAGAAGTTTGAGCGAGAgtgcagagaagcagagaagtcCCAGGCGACCTACGAGCGGTTAGATAACGACATCAATGCCACCAAATCGGAGGTGGAgaag GCCAAAGGTCAGTTCTACCTGCGGACCCACATGGCCGACGAGAGTAAGAACGAGTACGCCGCTCAGCTGCAGAACTTCAACGCGGAGCAGTGGAAACATTTCAACAACGCCATCCCACACATCTTCACG AACCTGCAGGACATGGACCAGCGTCGGACCGTGAAGCTGGGGGAGTCGTACCGGAGCTTCGCCGAGGCTGAGCGGCGAGTCATCCCCATCATCTCCAAGTGCCTGGAAGGGATGGTGTCCGCCGCCAAGTCCGTGGACGACAGGAGG GACTCCTCCATCGTCATCGAGTCCTTCAAGTCCGGCTTCGACCCCCCGTCCGACTTCCCCTTCGAGGACTTCAGTCAGAACCTGAACAGAACGGGCTCAGACGGAACCATCAGCAGCACGCCCAAAGGGGAGCGGGACCGAGACggggccccggggccccggTTGGACCCCAAGCACCTCACCGGCAGAACCAAGAACAAGCTGTGGCTGTTCGGGAAGAAACCGAAG TCCCCCGCCcactcccctccccctcccccctcctccgcctcccacCTCTTCTATTCGCCACGCTTCAGCCCCGACCTCATGAGCCACTATCTGTCTGAGATAAAGACCACAGTTCCCAGAATCCCTCAGAATCTGAGGGCCCTGAGACGAGGG GCGCCGTCCCTAGAGGACTTCAGCCACCTGCCCCccgagcagaggaggaagaggctgctGCACCGAGtggacgagctgcagagggagctcCAGAAGGAGACGGACCAGAG agacgCCCTGAACAAGATGAAGGACGTGTACGAGAAGAACCCTCAGATGGGCGAccccagcagcctgcagccccgGATCTCCGAGACCATCTGCAACATGGAGAAGCTGCGCTCGGAGATCCACCGGAACGAG ACGTGGCTGTCGGAGGTGGAGGGCAAGCAGAGCTCCAGAGGGGACCGGAGACACAGCGCCGACAACCACCACCCCGCCCCCCAAGGCCGGGAGAG CCCCGAGGGCAGCTACACCGACGACCCCGGCCAGGAGCagcgggcgccgccgccgcagcgccgccccgccgccggccccgcccccgacGAGTTCGACGACGAGTTCGACGAGGACGACCCGCTGCCCGTCATCGGACACTGCAAGGCGCTCTACTCCTTCGACG GTCAGAACGACGGAACGCTGGCCATGGCGGAGGACGAG GTGCTGTACATCATCGAGGAGGACAAGGGGGACGGCTGGACCCGGGCCCGGAagcagagcggcgaggaggGCTACGTCCCCACCTCCTACGTGGAAATCACCATGGAGAAGAACAGCAAAG GTGGCTCCTGA
- the fnbp1l gene encoding formin-binding protein 1-like isoform X3 has protein sequence MSWGTELWDQFDNLDKHTQWGIDFLERYAKFVKERLDIEQNYAKQLRSLAKKYCPKRSKDEEPRFTSCLSFYSILNELNDYAGQREVVAEEMAHRVYGELLRYSQDLKAERKHHLQEGRKAQQYLDQCWKQMDSSKKKFERECREAEKSQATYERLDNDINATKSEVEKAKGQFYLRTHMADESKNEYAAQLQNFNAEQWKHFNNAIPHIFTNLQDMDQRRTVKLGESYRSFAEAERRVIPIISKCLEGMVSAAKSVDDRRDSSIVIESFKSGFDPPSDFPFEDFSQNLNRTGSDGTISSTPKGERDRDGAPGPRLDPKHLTGRTKNKLWLFGKKPKAPSLEDFSHLPPEQRRKRLLHRVDELQRELQKETDQRDALNKMKDVYEKNPQMGDPSSLQPRISETICNMEKLRSEIHRNETWLSEVEGKQSSRGDRRHSADNHHPAPQGRESPEGSYTDDPGQEQRAPPPQRRPAAGPAPDEFDDEFDEDDPLPVIGHCKALYSFDGQNDGTLAMAEDEVLYIIEEDKGDGWTRARKQSGEEGYVPTSYVEITMEKNSKGAVTYI, from the exons ATGAGTTGGGGCACGGAGCTGTGG GACCAGTTTGATAATCTGGACAAACACACCCAGTGGGGGATCGACTTCCTGGAGCGCTATGCAAAGTTTGTGAAGGAGAGGCTGGACATTGAACAAAACTACGCCAAGCAGCtacg GAGCCTGGCGAAGAAATATTGTCCAAAGCGGTCCAAAGACGAGGAGCCCAG gttcacGTCGTGCCTGTCCTTCTACTCCATCCTGAACGAGCTGAACGACTACGCCGGGCAGAGGGAGGTGGTGGCCGAGGAGATGGCCCACCGGGTGTACGGGGAGCTGCTGCGGTACAGCCAGGACCTGAAGGCCGAGCGCAAACAC catcTCCAGGAGGGCAGGAAGGCCCAGCAGTATTTGGACCAGTGCTGGAAACAGATGGACAGC aGTAAAAAGAAGTTTGAGCGAGAgtgcagagaagcagagaagtcCCAGGCGACCTACGAGCGGTTAGATAACGACATCAATGCCACCAAATCGGAGGTGGAgaag GCCAAAGGTCAGTTCTACCTGCGGACCCACATGGCCGACGAGAGTAAGAACGAGTACGCCGCTCAGCTGCAGAACTTCAACGCGGAGCAGTGGAAACATTTCAACAACGCCATCCCACACATCTTCACG AACCTGCAGGACATGGACCAGCGTCGGACCGTGAAGCTGGGGGAGTCGTACCGGAGCTTCGCCGAGGCTGAGCGGCGAGTCATCCCCATCATCTCCAAGTGCCTGGAAGGGATGGTGTCCGCCGCCAAGTCCGTGGACGACAGGAGG GACTCCTCCATCGTCATCGAGTCCTTCAAGTCCGGCTTCGACCCCCCGTCCGACTTCCCCTTCGAGGACTTCAGTCAGAACCTGAACAGAACGGGCTCAGACGGAACCATCAGCAGCACGCCCAAAGGGGAGCGGGACCGAGACggggccccggggccccggTTGGACCCCAAGCACCTCACCGGCAGAACCAAGAACAAGCTGTGGCTGTTCGGGAAGAAACCGAAG GCGCCGTCCCTAGAGGACTTCAGCCACCTGCCCCccgagcagaggaggaagaggctgctGCACCGAGtggacgagctgcagagggagctcCAGAAGGAGACGGACCAGAG agacgCCCTGAACAAGATGAAGGACGTGTACGAGAAGAACCCTCAGATGGGCGAccccagcagcctgcagccccgGATCTCCGAGACCATCTGCAACATGGAGAAGCTGCGCTCGGAGATCCACCGGAACGAG ACGTGGCTGTCGGAGGTGGAGGGCAAGCAGAGCTCCAGAGGGGACCGGAGACACAGCGCCGACAACCACCACCCCGCCCCCCAAGGCCGGGAGAG CCCCGAGGGCAGCTACACCGACGACCCCGGCCAGGAGCagcgggcgccgccgccgcagcgccgccccgccgccggccccgcccccgacGAGTTCGACGACGAGTTCGACGAGGACGACCCGCTGCCCGTCATCGGACACTGCAAGGCGCTCTACTCCTTCGACG GTCAGAACGACGGAACGCTGGCCATGGCGGAGGACGAG GTGCTGTACATCATCGAGGAGGACAAGGGGGACGGCTGGACCCGGGCCCGGAagcagagcggcgaggaggGCTACGTCCCCACCTCCTACGTGGAAATCACCATGGAGAAGAACAGCAAAGGTGCCGTCACCTACATCTGA
- the fnbp1l gene encoding formin-binding protein 1-like isoform X1, with protein MSWGTELWDQFDNLDKHTQWGIDFLERYAKFVKERLDIEQNYAKQLRSLAKKYCPKRSKDEEPRFTSCLSFYSILNELNDYAGQREVVAEEMAHRVYGELLRYSQDLKAERKHHLQEGRKAQQYLDQCWKQMDSSKKKFERECREAEKSQATYERLDNDINATKSEVEKAKGQFYLRTHMADESKNEYAAQLQNFNAEQWKHFNNAIPHIFTNLQDMDQRRTVKLGESYRSFAEAERRVIPIISKCLEGMVSAAKSVDDRRDSSIVIESFKSGFDPPSDFPFEDFSQNLNRTGSDGTISSTPKGERDRDGAPGPRLDPKHLTGRTKNKLWLFGKKPKSPAHSPPPPPSSASHLFYSPRFSPDLMSHYLSEIKTTVPRIPQNLRALRRGAPSLEDFSHLPPEQRRKRLLHRVDELQRELQKETDQRDALNKMKDVYEKNPQMGDPSSLQPRISETICNMEKLRSEIHRNETWLSEVEGKQSSRGDRRHSADNHHPAPQGRESPEGSYTDDPGQEQRAPPPQRRPAAGPAPDEFDDEFDEDDPLPVIGHCKALYSFDGQNDGTLAMAEDEVLYIIEEDKGDGWTRARKQSGEEGYVPTSYVEITMEKNSKGAVTYI; from the exons ATGAGTTGGGGCACGGAGCTGTGG GACCAGTTTGATAATCTGGACAAACACACCCAGTGGGGGATCGACTTCCTGGAGCGCTATGCAAAGTTTGTGAAGGAGAGGCTGGACATTGAACAAAACTACGCCAAGCAGCtacg GAGCCTGGCGAAGAAATATTGTCCAAAGCGGTCCAAAGACGAGGAGCCCAG gttcacGTCGTGCCTGTCCTTCTACTCCATCCTGAACGAGCTGAACGACTACGCCGGGCAGAGGGAGGTGGTGGCCGAGGAGATGGCCCACCGGGTGTACGGGGAGCTGCTGCGGTACAGCCAGGACCTGAAGGCCGAGCGCAAACAC catcTCCAGGAGGGCAGGAAGGCCCAGCAGTATTTGGACCAGTGCTGGAAACAGATGGACAGC aGTAAAAAGAAGTTTGAGCGAGAgtgcagagaagcagagaagtcCCAGGCGACCTACGAGCGGTTAGATAACGACATCAATGCCACCAAATCGGAGGTGGAgaag GCCAAAGGTCAGTTCTACCTGCGGACCCACATGGCCGACGAGAGTAAGAACGAGTACGCCGCTCAGCTGCAGAACTTCAACGCGGAGCAGTGGAAACATTTCAACAACGCCATCCCACACATCTTCACG AACCTGCAGGACATGGACCAGCGTCGGACCGTGAAGCTGGGGGAGTCGTACCGGAGCTTCGCCGAGGCTGAGCGGCGAGTCATCCCCATCATCTCCAAGTGCCTGGAAGGGATGGTGTCCGCCGCCAAGTCCGTGGACGACAGGAGG GACTCCTCCATCGTCATCGAGTCCTTCAAGTCCGGCTTCGACCCCCCGTCCGACTTCCCCTTCGAGGACTTCAGTCAGAACCTGAACAGAACGGGCTCAGACGGAACCATCAGCAGCACGCCCAAAGGGGAGCGGGACCGAGACggggccccggggccccggTTGGACCCCAAGCACCTCACCGGCAGAACCAAGAACAAGCTGTGGCTGTTCGGGAAGAAACCGAAG TCCCCCGCCcactcccctccccctcccccctcctccgcctcccacCTCTTCTATTCGCCACGCTTCAGCCCCGACCTCATGAGCCACTATCTGTCTGAGATAAAGACCACAGTTCCCAGAATCCCTCAGAATCTGAGGGCCCTGAGACGAGGG GCGCCGTCCCTAGAGGACTTCAGCCACCTGCCCCccgagcagaggaggaagaggctgctGCACCGAGtggacgagctgcagagggagctcCAGAAGGAGACGGACCAGAG agacgCCCTGAACAAGATGAAGGACGTGTACGAGAAGAACCCTCAGATGGGCGAccccagcagcctgcagccccgGATCTCCGAGACCATCTGCAACATGGAGAAGCTGCGCTCGGAGATCCACCGGAACGAG ACGTGGCTGTCGGAGGTGGAGGGCAAGCAGAGCTCCAGAGGGGACCGGAGACACAGCGCCGACAACCACCACCCCGCCCCCCAAGGCCGGGAGAG CCCCGAGGGCAGCTACACCGACGACCCCGGCCAGGAGCagcgggcgccgccgccgcagcgccgccccgccgccggccccgcccccgacGAGTTCGACGACGAGTTCGACGAGGACGACCCGCTGCCCGTCATCGGACACTGCAAGGCGCTCTACTCCTTCGACG GTCAGAACGACGGAACGCTGGCCATGGCGGAGGACGAG GTGCTGTACATCATCGAGGAGGACAAGGGGGACGGCTGGACCCGGGCCCGGAagcagagcggcgaggaggGCTACGTCCCCACCTCCTACGTGGAAATCACCATGGAGAAGAACAGCAAAGGTGCCGTCACCTACATCTGA
- the LOC115381356 gene encoding methylcrotonoyl-CoA carboxylase beta chain, mitochondrial, with translation MHRCVSRCVEQRWRRAVRSMSSAVAKRNALRSSFPVLDLPVQPIHRHVFDANVRNSEACSRRFAELSEQVRKGGGANAVARHVQRNKKVLVRDRLRLLLDDEDYLELSPFAGLGLPYGDIPSAGCLTGVGRINGLWCVFIANDATVKGGTAYPITVKKQLRAQQVALQNRLPCVYLVDSGGAFLPLQSEIFPDRMHGGRTFYNEAIMSAMKIPQVAVVCGSCTAGGAYVPTMAEEAVMVHRVGTIFLGGPPLVKAATGEEVSPEDLGGARLHAEVSGCVDHFAWEEQEALEYTRNIISTLNFRLPASADEEAAEEPLQSPEDLMGLAPRSYGHSLDVRLIVSRLVDGSRFQEFKARYGTTLVTGFAKIHGHLVGIAASNGHMSCQAALKGTHFVQLCDQRDVPLLFLQNTASAPPSTLSTAQAEASGARLKAQGSMMAAIACASVPKITVVIGGCHGVDSYSLCGRAFDPNFLYLWPNARVSLTAPGEAGSLLPPSGEPEEEQRKQEEKLNRRLEQESSAFFSSGRLWDDGVILPQDTRKVLKDSLDIIKQQQYQLSTDKSQAAPLRM, from the exons ATGCATCGCTGCGTTTCCAG GTGCGTGGAGCAGCGTTGGCGCCGTGCAGTCCGCTCTATGAGCTCCGCCGTGGCGAAGCGGAACGCCCTGCGCAGCTCCTTCCCGGTGCTGGACCTGCCCGTGCAGCCGATCCACCGTCACGTGTTCGACGCCAACGTCCGGAACAGCGAGGCCTGCAGCCGGAG GTTCGCCGAGCTCAGCGAGCAGGTGaggaaagggggcggagccaacgcCGTGGCCAGACACGTGCAGAGGAACAAGAAGGTCCTGGTCCGAGACCGGCTGCGGCTCCTCCTGGACGACGAGGACTACCTGGAGCTGTCGCCGTTCGCCGGCCTGGGCCTGCCGTACGGGGACATCCCCTCAGCCGGGTGCCTGACCGGCGTGGGCCGGATCAACGGGCTGTGGTGCGTCTTCATCGCCAACGACGCCACGGTGAAGGGCGGCACGGCGTACCCCATCACGGTGAAGAAGCAGCTGCGGGcgcagcaggtggcgctgcagaaCCGGCTGCCCTGCGTCTACCTGGTGGACTCCGGGGGGGCCTTCCTCCCCCTGCag TCGGAGATTTTTCCAGACAGGATGCACGGAGGGAGGACGTTTTATAACGAAGCCATCATGTCTGCCATGAAAATCCCCCAG GTGGCGGTGGTGTGCGGCTCGTGCACGGCGGGCGGGGCGTACGTGCCCACCATGGCGGAGGAGGCGGTGATGGTGCACCGTGTCGGTACCATCTTCCTGGGAGGCCCGCCGCTGGTCAAGGCGGCCACCGGGGAGGAGGTTTCCCCAGAAGATCTGGGAGGAGCCCGGCTTCACGCCGA GGTGAGCGGCTGCGTGGATCACTTCGcctgggaggagcaggaggcgctgGAGTACACCAGAAACATCATCTCCACCCTCAACTTCCGGCTGCCGGCGTCGGCggacgaggaggcggcggaggagccgctgcagagcccGGAGGACCTGATGGGTCTGGCTCCTCGCAGCTACGGCCACAGCCTGGACGTCCGGCTG ATCGTATCCCGGCTGGTGGACGGCAGCCGCTTCCAGGAGTTTAAAGCTCGCTACGGCACCACGCTGGTGACCGGGTTCGCAAAGATTCATGG CCACCTGGTGGGAATAGCAGCCAGCAACGGACACATGTCCTGCCAGGCGGCGCTGAAGGGAACTCACTTCGTCCAGCTGTGTGACCAGAGAGACGtccctctgctgttcctccAGAACACAGCGTCAGCACCCCCATCGACACTGTCCACCGCACAG gcaGAGGCCAGTGGAGCCCGTCTGAAGGCCCAGGGTTCCATGATGGCTGCCATCGCCTGTGCGTCGGTGCCCAAAATCACGGTGGTGATTGGCGGCTGCCACGGAGTGGACAGCTACAGTCTG TGTGGACGGGCGTTTGACCCCAACTTCCTGTACCTGTGGCCCAACGCCAGAGTGTCCCTGACAGCGCCGGGCGAGGCCGGCTCCCTGCTTCCCCCTAGTGGTgagccggaggaggagcagaggaagcaggaagagaagCTGAACCGGAGGCTTGAGCAGGAGAGCTCGGCGTTCTTCTCCTCCGGCCGGCTGTGGGACGACGGAGTGATTCTGCCTCAGGACACCCGGAAG GTCCTCAAAGACTCCCTGGAcatcatcaagcagcagcagtaccagctgTCCACCGACAAGTCGCAGGCAGCGCCTCTGCGCATGTGA